A stretch of the Capricornis sumatraensis isolate serow.1 chromosome 19, serow.2, whole genome shotgun sequence genome encodes the following:
- the OTUB2 gene encoding ubiquitin thioesterase OTUB2: MHQKSETSFNLISEKCDILSILRDHPENRIYQRKIQELSKRFTTIRKTKGDGNCFYRALGYSYLESLLGKSREILKFKERVLQTPNDLLAAGFEEHTFRNFFNAFYSVVELVEKDGSVSSLLKVFNDQSFSDRIVQFLRLLTSAFIRNRADFFRHFIDEEMDIKDFCAHEVEPMAMECDHIQITALSQALNIALQVEYVDEMDTALNHHVFPEAATPSVYLLYKTSHYNILYAADKH; encoded by the exons aGTGAAACATCTTTCAACCTAATATCAGAAAAATGTGACATTCTATCAATTCTTCGGGATCATCCTGAAAACAGAATCTACCAGAGGAAAATCCAG GAACTCAGCAAAAGGTTCACCACCATCCGCAAGACCAAGGGGGATGGCAACTGCTTCTACCGGGCCTTGGGCTACTCCTACCTGGAGTCTCTGCTGGGCAAGAGCAGGGAGATCCTCAA GTTCAAAGAGCGTGTACTGCAGACCCCCAATGACCTCCTGGCAGCTGGCTTCGAGGAGCACACTTTCCGAAACTTCTTCAATGCT TTTTACAGCGTGGTAGAGCTGGTGGAGAAGGACGGCTCCGTGTCCAGCCTGCTGAAGGTGTTCAACGACCAGAGCTTCTCAGACCGAATTGTGCAGTTCCTGCGCCTGCTGACCTCCGCCTTCATCAGGAATCGTGCAGACTTCTTCCGACATTTCATTGATGAGGAGATGGACATCAAAGACTTCTGCGCTCAT GAAGTGGAGCCCATGGCCATGGAGTGTGACCACATCCAAATCACAGCCCTGTCCCAGGCCCTGAACATCGCCCTTCAGGTGGAGTACGTGGACGAGATGGACACGGCCCTGAACCACCACGTGTTCCCCGAGGCTGCCACCCCCTCCGTGTACCTGCTCTATAAAACATCCCACTACAACATCCTTTATGCAGCCGATAAACATTGA